In Phaeobacter inhibens DSM 16374, the following proteins share a genomic window:
- a CDS encoding NAD(P)/FAD-dependent oxidoreductase: MAYETLILGAGAAGMMCATRSGPGTLVIDHAKAPGEKIRISGGGRCNFTNMYASPENYLSQNPHFCKSAMARYTQWDFIELVDRHGIAWHEKTLGQLFCDGSAKQIVAMLVEEMKTAGADLWLQTSVTSVTHTADGFRVEVEREGQPQVLTARNLVIATGGKSIPKMGATGLAYDLARQFDLPLTDTRPGLVPFTFSEDRFKPLAGVALPARLSNERTSFDEALLFTHRGLSGPSVLQLSSYWREGEQISVNLIPETPVFDLLRSQRQEAGRKALTTELARHLPGRLVDFLAPEFDLKGRLADQSDAALRDLCDQLENWRLTPSGSEGYRTAEVTLGGIDTDALSSKTMETKTIPGLYAIGEAVDVTGWLGGYNFQWAWASGVAAGSAIAARR; the protein is encoded by the coding sequence ATGGCTTATGAAACCCTGATCCTTGGCGCTGGCGCAGCTGGCATGATGTGTGCAACGCGCTCCGGCCCCGGCACGCTGGTGATTGATCACGCCAAGGCGCCGGGTGAAAAAATCCGCATTTCCGGCGGCGGGCGTTGCAATTTCACCAATATGTACGCGAGCCCCGAAAACTACCTGTCGCAGAACCCGCATTTCTGCAAATCAGCCATGGCCCGCTACACCCAGTGGGATTTCATTGAGCTGGTGGACCGTCACGGCATTGCCTGGCACGAAAAGACCCTCGGCCAGCTGTTCTGCGATGGCTCGGCCAAGCAGATTGTCGCGATGCTGGTAGAGGAAATGAAGACAGCAGGCGCCGATCTGTGGCTGCAGACCAGCGTGACCTCCGTGACGCACACCGCTGATGGGTTCCGCGTCGAAGTGGAGCGTGAAGGCCAGCCGCAGGTGCTGACCGCCCGCAATCTGGTGATTGCCACGGGCGGCAAGTCGATCCCGAAGATGGGGGCCACCGGCCTCGCCTACGATCTGGCGCGCCAGTTTGACCTGCCACTGACGGACACCCGCCCCGGTCTGGTGCCTTTCACCTTCTCCGAAGACCGCTTCAAACCGCTGGCAGGCGTCGCCCTGCCCGCGCGGCTCTCCAATGAGCGCACCAGCTTTGACGAGGCGCTGTTGTTCACGCATCGCGGCCTGTCTGGCCCGTCGGTGTTGCAACTGTCTTCCTACTGGCGCGAGGGCGAGCAGATCAGTGTCAATCTGATCCCTGAAACGCCTGTGTTTGACCTGTTGCGCAGCCAACGTCAGGAGGCCGGACGCAAGGCCCTGACCACCGAACTGGCGCGCCACCTGCCCGGTCGGCTGGTGGATTTTCTGGCGCCCGAGTTCGACCTCAAAGGGCGGCTGGCAGACCAATCCGACGCCGCCCTGCGCGATCTTTGTGACCAACTGGAAAACTGGCGCCTCACTCCCTCCGGCAGCGAAGGCTACCGCACCGCCGAGGTCACATTGGGCGGTATCGACACCGATGCGCTCTCCTCCAAAACCATGGAAACCAAAACCATTCCCGGCCTCTATGCCATTGGCGAGGCGGTGGATGTCACGGGGTGGCTCGGCGGGTACAACTTCCAATGGGCCTGGGCCTCAGGCGTGGCCGCCGGCAGCGCAATCGCGGCGCGCCGCTAG
- a CDS encoding putative quinol monooxygenase has product MTTQFQLIAKITPKPEHMQDVRDSLTSILAPTRAEPGCLKFNLLEGRSGDCFYLDEEWTSDDALATHYEMDYIKPIFAKYENWLATPAEIHKMTALA; this is encoded by the coding sequence ATGACAACGCAATTTCAGCTGATCGCCAAAATCACCCCGAAGCCTGAGCATATGCAGGACGTCCGTGACAGCCTGACCAGCATCCTGGCCCCCACCCGCGCCGAACCTGGCTGCCTGAAATTCAACCTGCTTGAGGGCCGCAGCGGCGATTGTTTTTATCTGGATGAGGAATGGACCAGCGACGACGCCCTCGCTACCCACTACGAGATGGATTACATCAAACCGATCTTTGCCAAATATGAAAACTGGCTGGCCACACCAGCGGAAATCCACAAGATGACCGCGCTGGCCTGA
- a CDS encoding MarR family winged helix-turn-helix transcriptional regulator, which translates to MFFLKDLPSRQMVERYVEAYGSDPALISDALLMMRRASLLIRKLETYFAGHGLSQLRFLVLIVIDREPDRQWLSPNEIAQRIDVSKPVMTRTLHALQADGLVRITASETDGRSKEVTLTPDGHTRLQATLPEYYQILSKEMAQSPPG; encoded by the coding sequence TTGTTCTTCCTCAAGGACCTGCCCTCCCGTCAGATGGTCGAACGCTACGTAGAGGCCTATGGCAGTGACCCGGCGCTTATCAGCGATGCGCTGCTGATGATGCGCCGGGCCAGCCTGCTGATCCGCAAGCTGGAGACCTATTTCGCGGGTCACGGGCTGTCGCAGCTGCGGTTTCTTGTGCTGATCGTGATCGACCGCGAACCGGATCGCCAATGGCTCAGCCCGAATGAGATCGCGCAGCGGATTGATGTCTCGAAACCGGTGATGACCCGCACGCTCCACGCCTTGCAGGCAGACGGGCTGGTCCGCATCACCGCGAGCGAGACCGATGGCCGCTCAAAAGAGGTGACACTGACGCCCGACGGCCATACGCGATTGCAGGCCACCCTGCCCGAATACTACCAGATCCTGTCAAAGGAGATGGCGCAATCCCCGCCCGGGTAG
- the murD gene encoding UDP-N-acetylmuramoyl-L-alanine--D-glutamate ligase, which yields MIPVTGFEGAKVAVLGLGRSGFATARALREGGAEPVCWDDNPGARARAEVEGLTCRDLLKSGAFDDIASLIVSPGIPHLYPKPNPVIHAALVAGVPVDNDIGLFFRSVATRGWERFDQAPRIVAVTGSNGKSTTVALLHHILQEAGRESQLAGNIGRGVLDIDPPGSGGIVVLELSSYQTDLARALTPDVAVFTNLSPDHLDRHAGMGGYFAAKRRLFAEGGPDRAIIGVDEDEGLYLAGQLSEAASDDRVIRISASRKLTGPGWQVFARKGFLSEYRKGRQAASIDLRQMQGLPGAHNHQNACAAYAAARALGLAPRLIEDALASYPGLPHRSQTIATHEGVRYVNDSKATNLDSAVKALSAFDNIRWICGGLEKDGGLEALRGQTGKVRKAYVIGREAAGFAMQLDVEAEVCITMAEAVARASAEAEAGDTVLLAPAAASFDQYDNFEQRGEDFIAEVAKLQG from the coding sequence ATGATCCCTGTTACAGGTTTTGAGGGCGCAAAGGTCGCCGTTTTGGGGCTGGGCCGGTCGGGATTTGCCACCGCTCGGGCGCTGCGCGAAGGCGGAGCGGAGCCTGTCTGTTGGGACGACAACCCCGGCGCGCGGGCGCGGGCCGAGGTTGAGGGGCTCACCTGCCGCGATCTGCTGAAATCCGGGGCGTTTGATGACATCGCCTCGCTGATTGTCTCGCCGGGTATTCCGCATCTCTATCCCAAACCCAATCCGGTGATCCATGCGGCACTAGTGGCGGGTGTGCCGGTGGACAATGACATCGGGCTGTTCTTCCGCTCGGTTGCGACGCGGGGCTGGGAACGGTTCGATCAGGCGCCGCGTATTGTGGCGGTCACTGGCTCCAACGGCAAATCCACTACGGTGGCGCTGCTGCACCACATCCTGCAGGAGGCCGGACGCGAAAGCCAGCTGGCGGGCAATATCGGGCGTGGTGTGCTGGACATTGATCCGCCGGGATCCGGCGGCATCGTGGTGCTGGAGCTGTCGAGCTATCAGACCGATCTGGCCCGCGCCCTGACGCCGGATGTGGCGGTGTTCACCAACCTCAGCCCCGATCATCTGGACCGGCACGCGGGCATGGGCGGCTATTTCGCGGCCAAGCGACGGCTGTTTGCCGAAGGCGGGCCAGACCGTGCAATCATTGGCGTGGATGAGGACGAGGGGCTGTATCTGGCCGGTCAGTTGTCGGAGGCGGCCAGCGACGACCGGGTGATCCGCATCTCTGCTAGTCGGAAACTGACCGGACCGGGTTGGCAGGTCTTTGCCCGCAAGGGGTTCCTGAGCGAATACCGCAAGGGCCGACAGGCGGCGTCGATTGATCTGCGCCAGATGCAGGGGCTGCCGGGCGCGCATAACCATCAGAACGCCTGTGCGGCCTATGCGGCGGCGCGGGCGCTGGGTCTTGCACCGCGCCTGATCGAGGACGCACTGGCGAGCTATCCGGGGCTACCGCATCGCAGCCAGACCATCGCGACCCATGAGGGGGTGCGCTATGTGAATGACAGCAAGGCCACCAATCTGGACAGCGCAGTGAAGGCGTTGAGCGCCTTTGACAATATCCGCTGGATCTGTGGCGGGCTGGAGAAAGACGGCGGGCTGGAGGCCCTGCGCGGGCAGACCGGCAAGGTGCGCAAAGCCTATGTGATCGGGCGCGAGGCGGCAGGCTTTGCCATGCAATTGGACGTCGAGGCAGAGGTTTGCATCACCATGGCCGAGGCCGTCGCCCGCGCCAGCGCTGAGGCTGAGGCGGGCGATACGGTTCTGCTGGCCCCTGCGGCGGCGAGCTTTGATCAATACGACAACTTCGAGCAACGCGGCGAGGATTTCATCGCCGAGGTGGCAAAGCTGCAGGGCTGA
- a CDS encoding glutaminase encodes MAAKLQRVLDEISQQMRASTDWGEVASYIPELGEVRPDQFAISVATADGGLFSAGDFQTRFSAQSITKVFTLAIALGRAGDQLWHRVGREPSGTAFNSIVQLEHEQGRPRNPFVNAGAIVTTDEVLAGREPREALAEFLGFVRAAAEDDDIHINADVARSETAHGHRNAAHAHFLASFGNLKNPPEKVLGTYFHHCATEMTTQQLAKAGRFLIGTGSYPRMVSLDRVRRLNALMLTCGHYDGSGEFAYRVGLPAKSGVGGGILGVVPGQASIAVWSPGLNRNGNSKLGTEAMEQLAREMGWSVF; translated from the coding sequence ATGGCTGCAAAGTTACAGCGCGTCCTTGACGAGATCAGCCAGCAGATGCGGGCCAGCACCGATTGGGGCGAGGTTGCCAGCTATATTCCCGAACTGGGCGAGGTGCGCCCCGATCAGTTTGCAATCAGCGTGGCAACGGCCGATGGCGGGCTGTTCAGCGCCGGTGATTTCCAGACACGGTTTTCCGCCCAAAGTATCACCAAAGTGTTCACCCTTGCCATTGCCTTGGGGCGCGCGGGGGATCAGCTGTGGCACCGGGTTGGCCGCGAACCCTCCGGCACGGCCTTCAACTCCATCGTGCAGCTGGAGCATGAACAGGGACGCCCGCGCAATCCCTTCGTCAATGCCGGTGCCATTGTCACCACAGATGAGGTGCTGGCCGGACGTGAACCGCGCGAGGCGCTGGCGGAATTTCTCGGCTTCGTGCGCGCCGCGGCAGAAGATGACGACATCCATATCAACGCCGATGTGGCGCGTTCGGAAACCGCCCATGGTCACCGCAACGCGGCCCATGCTCATTTTCTGGCCTCCTTTGGCAACCTCAAGAACCCGCCGGAAAAGGTGCTGGGCACCTACTTCCATCATTGCGCCACCGAGATGACAACCCAGCAGCTGGCCAAGGCAGGCCGCTTCCTGATCGGCACCGGAAGTTATCCCCGGATGGTGTCCCTGGACCGGGTGCGACGGCTCAATGCGCTGATGCTGACCTGCGGACATTATGATGGGTCCGGTGAATTTGCCTATCGCGTGGGCCTGCCCGCCAAAAGCGGCGTGGGCGGCGGCATCCTCGGCGTTGTGCCGGGACAGGCGAGCATCGCCGTCTGGTCGCCGGGATTGAACCGCAACGGCAATTCCAAACTGGGCACCGAAGCGATGGAGCAACTGGCCCGTGAAATGGGCTGGTCAGTCTTCTAG
- the mraY gene encoding phospho-N-acetylmuramoyl-pentapeptide-transferase, with amino-acid sequence MLYWLTALSDGGDLFNLFRYITFRAGGAFLTALLFGFLFGPPLINVLRRKQGKGQPIRDDGPEGHLAKAGTPTMGGLLIVGALMTATLLWARWDNPFVWLVLFVTLSFALIGFADDYAKVSKQNTAGVPGKLRLALGITIAVIAAVWASAYHPVELQNQLALPVFKDTLINLGLFYVPFSICVIVGAANAVNLTDGLDGLAIMPVMIATSTLGVIAYAVGRVDFTEYLDVHYVPGTGEILIFAAALFGGGLGFLWYNAPPAAVFMGDTGSLALGGALGAIAVVTKHELVLAIVGGLFVVEALSVIIQVLYFKRTGKRVFLMAPIHHHYEKKGWAEPTIVIRFWIISLILAMIGLATLKVR; translated from the coding sequence ATGCTCTATTGGTTAACCGCGCTGTCGGATGGGGGGGATCTTTTCAACCTCTTCCGCTACATCACCTTTCGCGCGGGTGGGGCGTTTTTGACGGCGCTTCTGTTTGGGTTTCTGTTTGGCCCACCACTGATCAACGTGCTGCGCCGCAAGCAGGGCAAGGGCCAGCCGATCCGCGACGATGGGCCTGAGGGGCATCTGGCCAAGGCGGGCACACCCACCATGGGTGGGCTGCTGATCGTCGGCGCGCTGATGACCGCGACGCTGCTCTGGGCGCGCTGGGACAACCCGTTTGTCTGGCTGGTGCTGTTTGTCACATTATCCTTTGCGCTGATCGGCTTTGCCGATGATTATGCCAAGGTCTCCAAGCAGAACACGGCCGGCGTGCCGGGCAAGCTGCGGCTTGCGCTGGGGATCACCATTGCGGTGATCGCTGCCGTCTGGGCCTCGGCCTATCATCCGGTTGAGTTGCAGAATCAGCTGGCACTGCCGGTGTTCAAGGACACGCTGATCAATCTGGGCCTGTTCTATGTGCCGTTTTCGATCTGCGTGATCGTCGGTGCGGCCAATGCTGTGAACCTGACAGATGGTCTTGATGGGTTGGCGATCATGCCGGTTATGATTGCCACCTCGACCCTGGGCGTGATCGCCTATGCGGTGGGGCGCGTCGACTTCACCGAATATCTGGATGTGCATTACGTGCCTGGCACCGGGGAAATCCTGATCTTTGCCGCGGCGCTGTTCGGCGGTGGTCTTGGCTTCCTGTGGTACAATGCGCCGCCGGCAGCGGTGTTCATGGGCGATACCGGGTCATTGGCTCTGGGCGGCGCGCTGGGGGCCATCGCGGTGGTCACCAAGCACGAACTGGTGCTGGCAATTGTCGGCGGTCTTTTTGTGGTGGAGGCGCTGTCGGTGATCATTCAGGTGCTCTACTTCAAACGCACGGGCAAGCGGGTGTTCCTGATGGCACCGATCCATCACCACTATGAGAAAAAGGGCTGGGCGGAGCCGACCATCGTGATCCGTTTCTGGATCATCTCGCTGATCCTTGCGATGATTGGTCTGGCGACCCTGAAAGTGCGCTGA
- a CDS encoding UDP-N-acetylmuramoyl-tripeptide--D-alanyl-D-alanine ligase, protein MSLWTAEEAAAATGGQAVGDWRVDGISIDTRSIAAGDLFVALKAARDGHDFVAQALEKGAGAALVSRRPEGVSEDAPLLLVDDVQTALEALGRAGRARTDARVIAVTGSVGKTSTKEMLARMLSDQGRTHAAVASYNNHWGVPLTLARMPRDTEFAVIEIGMNHPGEISPLAKQARPHVAMVTTVAPVHLEAFDGIEGIATEKAAIMEGLELGGVAVLNADIAEAHMLRAAAQALGIEARWFGSATGDSRSDYLLTSMDLRGEETQAEVQAREQTLTLRVQSLGAHFAMNALGALACLDALGLDLARAVLSLSLWSPVTGRGARETISLGADRGEILLLDDSYNANPTSVAAALAVLAATPCTGRRIAYLGDMKELGAQEQRLHSDLANLDAVQALDEIHCIGSLMGALHAALPANKRGGHYATSTDACADLAGQIAAGDVVLAKGSLSMALAKVVDGIRELGHGEATF, encoded by the coding sequence ATGAGTCTTTGGACAGCTGAGGAGGCCGCCGCAGCAACCGGCGGTCAGGCCGTTGGCGACTGGCGCGTGGACGGTATTTCCATCGACACCCGCAGCATCGCCGCGGGCGATCTGTTTGTGGCGCTGAAGGCGGCGCGTGATGGCCATGACTTCGTGGCGCAAGCCCTGGAGAAAGGCGCTGGTGCCGCGCTGGTTTCGCGACGGCCCGAGGGCGTCAGTGAAGATGCGCCGCTCTTGCTGGTGGATGACGTGCAGACCGCACTTGAGGCTCTGGGCCGGGCAGGTCGCGCGCGCACAGACGCGCGGGTAATTGCGGTCACCGGCTCTGTGGGGAAGACCTCGACCAAGGAAATGCTGGCGCGGATGCTGTCGGATCAGGGCCGCACCCATGCCGCTGTTGCCAGCTATAACAACCATTGGGGCGTGCCACTGACACTGGCGCGGATGCCGCGTGACACCGAATTTGCGGTGATTGAGATCGGCATGAATCATCCCGGTGAGATCAGCCCGCTTGCGAAACAGGCGCGTCCGCATGTGGCGATGGTGACAACCGTGGCGCCGGTGCATCTTGAGGCCTTTGACGGGATCGAAGGCATCGCCACCGAGAAGGCCGCCATCATGGAGGGGCTGGAGCTGGGCGGTGTTGCCGTGCTGAATGCAGATATTGCCGAGGCGCATATGCTGCGCGCAGCTGCGCAGGCGCTGGGGATTGAGGCACGCTGGTTTGGCAGTGCTACTGGCGACAGCCGGTCCGACTATCTCCTGACCTCCATGGATCTGCGCGGTGAAGAAACACAGGCCGAGGTGCAGGCGCGGGAACAGACGCTTACTCTGCGTGTCCAATCTCTTGGCGCGCATTTTGCGATGAACGCCCTTGGTGCATTGGCCTGTCTGGATGCGCTGGGGCTGGATTTGGCGCGCGCGGTTCTTAGCTTGTCGCTCTGGTCGCCGGTCACCGGACGCGGGGCGCGTGAAACCATTAGCCTCGGTGCGGATCGGGGCGAAATTTTGCTGCTGGATGACAGTTACAACGCCAATCCGACCTCGGTCGCGGCGGCGCTGGCGGTGCTGGCGGCGACGCCCTGCACCGGGCGGCGCATTGCCTATCTGGGTGACATGAAGGAACTGGGGGCGCAGGAACAGCGACTGCACAGCGATCTGGCCAATCTGGATGCAGTACAGGCCTTGGATGAAATTCATTGCATCGGTTCGCTGATGGGAGCGCTGCACGCGGCATTGCCTGCGAACAAACGTGGCGGGCACTACGCCACCAGCACCGACGCTTGCGCCGATCTGGCGGGTCAGATCGCGGCGGGGGATGTGGTTCTGGCCAAGGGGTCGCTGAGCATGGCGCTGGCCAAGGTTGTTGACGGCATCCGCGAATTGGGCCATGGCGAGGCCACTTTCTAA
- a CDS encoding UDP-N-acetylmuramoyl-L-alanyl-D-glutamate--2,6-diaminopimelate ligase — MSTIENRPLSQLGLTARGGVDPMIRGIAVDSRKVVEGGLFAALPGSQVHGAKFTPAALGNGAAAILTDAAGAQIVAELLRESTVALVVVEDPRQALAYAAALWFGAQPETMVAVTGTNGKTSVASFVRQIWVELGHQAVNLGTTGVEGSWSHPLNHTTPEPVTLHDALAQAAAAGVTHAAMEASSHGLEQRRLDGVHLAAAGFTNFTQDHLDYHETFEAYFTAKAGLFRRVLPDDGVAVINMDDPRGEQMRAVAAARGHEVISVGRGLGDLSLVGARYDASGQDMRFTWHDKPYQARLNLIGGFQAENILLACGLVIASGEDPQAVFDTLPHLQTVRGRMQLAATRENGATVFVDYAHTPDAVATAIKALRPHVLGRLVAIVGAGGDRDAAKRPLMGQAAQNNADLVIVTDDNPRSEDPAVIRAAVKGGAPDAMEVGDRAEAILRGVDALGAGDALLICGKGHETGQIVGSDVLPFDDVEQASMAVAVLDGRLV; from the coding sequence ATGAGCACCATTGAAAACCGTCCTCTCAGCCAGTTGGGGCTGACCGCGCGTGGCGGTGTCGATCCGATGATCCGGGGCATTGCCGTTGACAGCCGCAAGGTGGTCGAAGGCGGGCTGTTTGCAGCCCTTCCCGGCAGTCAGGTGCATGGGGCGAAATTCACCCCCGCAGCACTTGGCAACGGGGCGGCGGCGATCCTGACCGATGCGGCCGGGGCGCAGATCGTAGCAGAGCTGCTGCGCGAGTCGACTGTGGCTCTGGTGGTTGTCGAAGACCCGCGTCAGGCGCTGGCCTATGCCGCGGCCCTGTGGTTCGGCGCGCAGCCGGAAACCATGGTGGCGGTCACCGGCACCAATGGGAAAACTTCGGTGGCCAGCTTTGTGCGTCAGATCTGGGTCGAGCTGGGCCATCAGGCGGTGAACCTCGGCACCACAGGTGTTGAAGGCAGCTGGAGCCACCCGCTCAATCACACCACACCAGAACCTGTCACCCTGCATGATGCGCTGGCGCAGGCGGCGGCTGCGGGTGTCACCCACGCGGCGATGGAGGCCTCTTCGCACGGGCTGGAGCAGCGGCGTCTGGACGGTGTGCATCTGGCGGCGGCGGGGTTCACTAATTTCACCCAGGACCACCTCGATTACCACGAGACGTTTGAGGCGTATTTCACCGCCAAGGCCGGCCTGTTCCGTCGGGTGCTGCCGGATGATGGCGTGGCCGTCATCAATATGGATGATCCCCGCGGTGAGCAGATGCGCGCCGTCGCTGCGGCGCGCGGGCATGAGGTGATTTCCGTCGGGCGCGGTCTCGGTGATCTGAGCCTTGTCGGTGCGCGCTATGATGCGTCCGGTCAGGACATGCGCTTCACCTGGCACGACAAACCTTATCAGGCGCGGCTGAATTTGATTGGCGGGTTTCAGGCGGAGAATATCCTTCTGGCCTGCGGTCTGGTGATTGCCAGCGGCGAGGACCCGCAGGCGGTGTTTGACACGCTGCCGCATTTGCAGACCGTACGCGGGCGGATGCAGCTGGCGGCCACGCGCGAAAATGGCGCGACGGTGTTTGTGGATTACGCCCATACCCCCGATGCCGTGGCCACCGCGATCAAGGCGTTGCGCCCGCATGTGCTGGGCCGGTTGGTGGCCATTGTCGGCGCCGGTGGTGATCGCGATGCCGCCAAACGTCCGCTGATGGGGCAGGCGGCGCAGAATAACGCCGATCTAGTGATCGTCACTGATGACAATCCGCGCAGCGAGGATCCGGCGGTGATCCGTGCCGCCGTCAAGGGCGGCGCGCCGGACGCGATGGAAGTCGGCGACCGGGCCGAGGCGATCCTGCGTGGTGTGGATGCGCTGGGGGCGGGTGACGCGCTGCTGATCTGCGGCAAGGGGCATGAGACGGGTCAGATCGTCGGCAGTGATGTTTTGCCCTTTGATGATGTGGAACAGGCCAGCATGGCGGTCGCGGTGCTGGACGGGAGGCTGGTATGA
- a CDS encoding peptidoglycan D,D-transpeptidase FtsI family protein has translation MIRTPLRPLARILTARARGENPDAIERENLRQRHAEMQTQSRQRAEGRLLVLGMFFLCAFTAIGARMATLATSEPVEPIASAPGSAIAMQRADIVDRKGRILATNFETHSLYAQPPQMVDPEGAAQRLVEIFPDLELERLVSDFTGKRKFIWIKKKISPEQKQAVHDIGDPGLLFGPREMRLYPNGSVAAHVLGGAGFGKEGVSAAEVIGVAGVEKQFDDYLRDPANGGRPLQLSLDLTVQAASERVLLGGMKLMNAKGATSILMDVHTGEVISVVSLPDFDPNDRPRPPTSGFDPSTSPLFNRAVQGVYELGSTFKIFTAAQAVDLGIVNSETIIDTSGPMRIGRFPIGEFHNKNYGKLSVADIIVNSSNRGTGRLALQIGAQRQQDFLRAMGMFEPTPIEIAEAAGGKPLKPRKWGELSTVTISYGHGLSTSPMHLAAGYAAIANGGQYVAPTILRQKGPQLGHRIMSPEAAGQARAMLRKVVTSGTASFGEVPGYQVGGKTGTADKPKPRGGYYESKVIATFAAMFPAHDPKYVLVVTLDEPSVIAHGEERRTAGWTAVPVAGEMIGRVAPLLGLRPQVEPDGLAAITLTSN, from the coding sequence ATGATCCGTACGCCGCTGCGCCCCTTGGCCCGGATCCTGACAGCGCGTGCGCGCGGCGAAAACCCGGACGCCATCGAGCGGGAAAACCTGCGGCAGCGCCATGCGGAAATGCAGACCCAATCCCGTCAGCGCGCCGAGGGGCGCCTGCTGGTTCTGGGCATGTTTTTCCTCTGCGCCTTTACCGCGATTGGCGCGCGGATGGCGACACTGGCCACCTCTGAACCGGTGGAACCCATCGCCAGCGCGCCGGGCAGCGCCATTGCCATGCAGCGCGCTGATATCGTCGACCGCAAAGGCCGCATTCTGGCGACCAACTTTGAAACCCATTCGCTCTATGCCCAGCCACCGCAGATGGTGGACCCGGAAGGGGCGGCGCAGCGCTTGGTTGAAATCTTCCCCGATCTGGAGCTGGAACGGCTGGTCAGCGATTTCACCGGCAAGCGTAAGTTCATTTGGATCAAGAAGAAAATCAGCCCCGAGCAGAAACAGGCGGTGCATGATATCGGTGATCCCGGCCTGCTGTTCGGCCCCCGCGAGATGCGTCTTTATCCCAATGGCAGCGTCGCGGCACATGTGCTGGGCGGCGCCGGTTTCGGGAAAGAAGGCGTCAGTGCCGCCGAGGTGATCGGCGTGGCGGGTGTTGAAAAGCAGTTTGACGACTACCTGCGCGACCCGGCCAATGGCGGGCGTCCCCTTCAATTGTCGCTGGACCTCACGGTACAGGCTGCTTCCGAACGGGTGCTTCTGGGCGGTATGAAGCTGATGAACGCCAAGGGGGCAACGTCGATCCTGATGGACGTCCACACCGGCGAGGTGATCTCCGTCGTGTCGCTGCCGGATTTTGATCCCAATGACCGCCCGCGTCCGCCCACCTCCGGCTTTGATCCCTCTACCAGCCCGCTGTTCAACCGCGCGGTGCAGGGGGTCTATGAACTCGGCTCGACCTTCAAGATTTTCACGGCGGCACAGGCCGTTGATCTGGGGATTGTGAATTCCGAGACCATTATCGATACCTCCGGTCCAATGCGGATCGGGCGGTTCCCGATTGGTGAGTTTCACAACAAGAACTACGGCAAGCTGAGTGTTGCCGACATCATCGTCAACAGCTCCAACCGGGGCACCGGGCGTCTGGCCTTGCAGATTGGCGCGCAGCGTCAGCAGGATTTCCTGCGCGCGATGGGCATGTTTGAACCCACTCCGATTGAGATCGCCGAGGCCGCAGGCGGCAAACCTCTGAAACCCCGCAAATGGGGTGAGCTGAGCACGGTGACGATTTCGTACGGGCATGGGCTGTCCACCAGCCCGATGCATCTTGCGGCGGGGTATGCGGCGATTGCCAATGGCGGCCAGTATGTCGCCCCGACCATCCTGCGCCAGAAAGGGCCACAGCTGGGCCACCGGATCATGTCACCGGAGGCCGCCGGTCAGGCCCGCGCGATGCTGCGCAAGGTTGTTACCAGCGGTACCGCCAGTTTTGGCGAGGTGCCCGGCTATCAGGTGGGCGGCAAAACCGGCACCGCTGACAAGCCCAAACCCCGTGGTGGTTACTATGAGAGCAAGGTGATCGCCACCTTCGCCGCCATGTTCCCGGCCCATGATCCGAAATATGTGCTGGTGGTGACGCTGGATGAACCGTCGGTCATCGCCCATGGTGAGGAGCGCCGCACCGCAGGCTGGACAGCCGTGCCTGTCGCGGGTGAAATGATCGGCCGCGTGGCGCCGCTACTGGGGCTCAGGCCACAAGTTGAACCCGATGGGCTTGCTGCTATAACCCTCACCTCAAACTGA
- the ftsL gene encoding cell division protein FtsL — translation MKTLLYIATCLAVFGLAFWAYRENYTTQQVLKETRSLQRQIGASQVRLSVLRAEWAYLNRPDRLRELAELNFDRLSLLPLRPEQFGRVDEVAYPPQEDELLDFTNGVEVSSLGANGQTATGTQP, via the coding sequence ATGAAGACGCTGCTGTATATCGCCACCTGCCTGGCTGTCTTTGGGTTGGCGTTCTGGGCTTACCGCGAGAACTACACCACTCAGCAGGTGCTGAAGGAAACCCGCAGCCTGCAACGCCAGATCGGTGCCTCGCAGGTCCGGCTCAGCGTGTTGCGCGCCGAATGGGCCTATCTCAACCGCCCGGATCGCCTGCGTGAACTGGCGGAGCTGAACTTTGACCGCCTCAGCCTGCTGCCGCTGCGCCCGGAACAATTTGGCCGCGTGGATGAGGTCGCCTATCCTCCGCAGGAGGATGAGCTGTTGGATTTCACCAACGGGGTTGAGGTTTCCTCGCTTGGGGCCAATGGGCAGACCGCAACGGGGACGCAGCCATGA